From Labeo rohita strain BAU-BD-2019 chromosome 18, IGBB_LRoh.1.0, whole genome shotgun sequence, the proteins below share one genomic window:
- the LOC127180508 gene encoding uncharacterized protein LOC127180508, with protein sequence MSPLVLSSSSSSPGAGCHGADVAEATSVRLSPDRSAPGSSRESAPGRGVPSSSSPVLAGPSMVLGPDFSPRRLSLGDSRQERSPLTGRGLHSSPPAGAVEALGVASEGAHLLASGLSTEVVETILQSRAPSTRKLYALKWKLFTSWCGRRQQDPVNCPVGSVLEFLQDRLSAGLTHSTLKVYVAAIAAYPPPLGGLSVGRNPLVTRFLRGALRLRPPVRPRVPPWDLSVVLEALCRPPFEPVEEISDRFLTIKTVLLLALSSLKRVGDLQALSVAPSFLDFAPGLSKAFLYPRPGYVPKVPSSTPRPVVLQAFCPPPFRDADQQKLNCMCPVRALDAYVHRAARWRKSDQLFVCYGPPKRGLPASKQTISRWIVDAICSAYEASDLPPPLGVRAHSTRSMAASKAFLAGVPLQDICNAAGWSTPLTFVRFYELDLRVSPGSSVLAPSTS encoded by the coding sequence atgtcccctctggtactctctagttcatccagctcccctggggctggatgccatggtgcagacgtggccgaggctacgtctgtacgcctttcccccgatcgctctgctcccgggagttctagagagagtgcgccgggacggggtgtcccttcttctagtagccccgtactggccgggccgagtatggttctcggacctgatttctctcctcgacggctctccctgggagattcccgtcaggagagatctcctctcacaggcagGGGGCTCCATTCTTCACCCCCGGCCGGAGCTGTGGAAGCTttgggtgtggcctctgagggggcacacctcttagcttccggtctctcaaccgaggttgttgagaccatcctccagtctagagctccctctacgaggaaactgtacgccttgaagtggaagcttttcacttcttgGTGCGGACGCcgccagcaagacccagttaactgcccagttggctcagtgctggagttcctgcaggATAGGCTATCCGCAGGGTTAACCCACTCCACCTTGAAGGTTTACGTGGCGGCCATTGCGGCCTACCCGCCCCCTCTCGGTGGTCTTTCTGTGGGCAGAAACCCCCTtgttacacgtttcctccgcggtgcactgaggctgaggcctccggTACGTCCCCGTGTCCCTCCCTGGGACCTGTCCGTGGTGTTAGAGGCTCTCTGCAGGCCTCCTTTCGAGCCTGTTGAGGAAATTTCTGACAGATTTCTTACCATAAAGACTGTCCTTCTTCTTGCTCTTTCCTCCCTAAAGAGAGTTGGGGATCTTCAGGCCCTCTCTGTGGCCCCTTCCTTCCTGGATTTCGCTCCAGGCCTTTCAAAAGCTTTCCTTTACCCTCGTCCGGGGTATGTCCCTAAGGTCCCCTCCTCGACACCACGGCCTGTCGTACTtcaggccttttgtcctcctccctttcgggacgctgaccagcagaagcttaatTGTATGTGTCCGGTGCGAGCACTGGACGCATACGTCCACCGGGCTGCCAGGTGGAGAAAGTCAGATCAGCTGTTTGTCTGTTATGGCCCCCCTAAGAGGGGCCTCCCTGCTTCCAAGCAAACGATAAGTCGCTGGATAGTGGACGCTATTTGCTCTGCATATGAGGCCTCTGACCTCCCTCCTCCTCTAGGGGTCAGAGCTCACTCTACCCGGAGCATGGCTGCCTCTAAAGCTTTTCTTGCTGGGGTTCCCCTGCAAGATATTTGCAACGCTGCGGGTTGGTCCACACCTTTGACCTTTGTAAGGTTTTATGAACTTGACCTGCGGGTCTCGCCTGGTTCCTCTGTCCTTGCTCCTAGCACATCCTAG